The Cylindrospermopsis curvispora GIHE-G1 genome contains a region encoding:
- a CDS encoding RNA recognition motif domain-containing protein, whose product MTIYIGNLSYRATEADLKAVFADYGEVKRVVLPTDRDTGKMRGFAFVEMNEDAQEDAAISELDGAEWMGRQLRVNKAKPKEDNRPKKGHSKG is encoded by the coding sequence ATGACTATCTACATTGGAAATCTCTCTTACCGCGCAACTGAAGCAGACTTAAAAGCCGTGTTTGCAGATTATGGCGAGGTAAAAAGAGTTGTTTTACCTACTGACCGCGACACAGGAAAGATGCGCGGGTTCGCTTTTGTTGAAATGAACGAGGATGCACAAGAAGATGCTGCCATATCAGAATTAGACGGTGCAGAATGGATGGGTCGTCAACTAAGAGTGAACAAAGCTAAACCAAAAGAGGATAATAGACCAAAAAAAGGACATTCCAAAGGATAG
- a CDS encoding DUF3598 family protein has product MLTNWRNFLKNAGEWRGSFTRISSQGEILDSTLSILNLEAINNNETVLFRLRRFQGHDYDSPVIQDYQQEYTSLAKENIFFETGAFSKGTVQLAPFAEFGAEYGFVHENRRSRLVQLYNKEGELIGLTLIREFRSFTDAQERPQLTVEQLIGKWQGISHTVYSDLRPSNKETTYLEIKRLDNGYLEKQQLFAGEETIFLGKIVNNRLIFAPSSKQQSNQNLNYEEVLLPDGVSSNLPPKLERRKEFFTEAAWLVKDTERQRLIRSYNAQGEWISSSHIVEIKMA; this is encoded by the coding sequence ATGTTAACCAATTGGCGGAATTTTCTTAAAAATGCTGGGGAGTGGAGAGGTTCATTTACTCGCATTTCTAGTCAGGGAGAGATTTTGGATTCTACTCTAAGTATTTTAAACTTAGAGGCTATTAATAACAACGAAACCGTATTGTTTAGACTACGGCGTTTCCAAGGTCATGATTATGATAGTCCTGTTATTCAAGACTACCAACAGGAATATACCTCCCTAGCTAAAGAGAACATATTTTTTGAAACGGGTGCTTTTTCTAAGGGAACTGTACAACTAGCACCCTTTGCTGAATTTGGTGCGGAATATGGTTTTGTCCATGAGAACCGCAGGTCTCGTTTGGTGCAATTATATAATAAAGAGGGTGAATTAATTGGTTTAACACTAATTAGGGAGTTTCGTAGTTTTACAGATGCACAGGAAAGACCTCAATTAACCGTAGAGCAGCTAATCGGTAAGTGGCAAGGAATATCCCATACAGTTTACTCAGATTTAAGACCATCTAATAAAGAAACAACTTACTTGGAAATTAAAAGACTAGATAATGGGTATTTAGAAAAACAGCAATTGTTTGCTGGGGAGGAAACTATATTTTTAGGTAAAATAGTAAACAACAGACTGATATTTGCACCATCATCCAAACAACAATCTAATCAAAACTTGAACTATGAAGAAGTACTGTTGCCAGACGGGGTGTCTAGCAACCTTCCCCCCAAACTGGAGCGGAGAAAAGAGTTTTTTACCGAAGCAGCTTGGTTAGTCAAAGATACGGAAAGGCAAAGACTGATTCGTAGTTATAATGCTCAGGGAGAATGGATCAGCTCCAGCCATATAGTGGAAATCAAAATGGCATGA
- a CDS encoding reverse transcriptase N-terminal domain-containing protein, with the protein MTKTRKKPMVVWAQINWRKLERAVYKLQKRIYQASSRGDVKVVRKLQKTLLNSWSAKMLAIRQMDKQARQLLIKMALEPEWEAKFEPHSYGFRPGKTYMDTIVAIKEAMRYGSKYVLSANLAQHFEQINYEKLLNKINTFPKLRRQIKVGMKLGVYNLNSWLLNQEITHPGSLLSPLLVNIALHGMEKIVREYSKTIPGKKEEITLIRHGSEFALLDSEFDLIIKAKILIEKFLSDLGIQINLEQTLISHTWKKGTKSPGFNFLDFNIRQYGIKTHSQPQRYQTFIQPSQEAIKTHYGEIAQEIDKFKSCQSQVDLIKRLNPIITRWSNYYFPVNSAKTFQKLDHLMTLKLIAWMKARHNHKSTKQWVEKYFGSKDQGNWVFRAFEENQPVYLTYHDEFLNAVKQCDTHTKTSNPNWYS; encoded by the coding sequence ATGACTAAGACACGGAAAAAACCGATGGTGGTATGGGCACAGATAAACTGGCGTAAGCTAGAAAGGGCTGTGTACAAGTTGCAAAAGAGAATTTATCAAGCCTCTAGTCGGGGAGATGTTAAGGTAGTGCGTAAACTGCAAAAGACCCTGCTCAATTCCTGGTCTGCCAAAATGCTTGCTATTCGCCAGATGGATAAACAAGCACGACAATTATTGATTAAGATGGCCTTAGAACCTGAGTGGGAGGCTAAATTTGAGCCTCATAGTTATGGATTCCGACCGGGTAAAACTTATATGGATACCATAGTGGCTATTAAAGAGGCGATGAGGTATGGTAGCAAGTATGTTCTCAGTGCCAACCTTGCCCAACACTTCGAGCAAATTAACTACGAAAAGCTATTGAATAAGATAAACACTTTTCCAAAACTCCGTAGGCAAATAAAGGTAGGAATGAAATTGGGTGTGTACAATCTTAACTCATGGTTATTAAATCAAGAGATAACCCATCCCGGTAGCTTACTTTCTCCACTTTTAGTCAATATTGCTCTCCATGGTATGGAAAAAATCGTCCGAGAATATAGCAAAACTATTCCAGGTAAAAAAGAGGAAATAACCTTGATTAGACATGGCAGTGAATTTGCACTGCTAGATTCTGAATTTGATCTAATCATCAAAGCTAAAATACTGATTGAGAAGTTTCTGAGTGATCTAGGTATACAAATCAACTTGGAGCAAACTCTCATAAGTCACACCTGGAAAAAGGGTACAAAATCCCCTGGGTTCAATTTTCTGGACTTTAATATCCGCCAATATGGAATCAAAACCCACTCCCAACCACAAAGGTATCAAACTTTCATCCAGCCCAGTCAAGAAGCAATTAAAACCCATTATGGGGAAATAGCTCAAGAAATAGACAAATTTAAGTCTTGTCAATCCCAAGTAGACTTAATTAAACGACTAAATCCCATCATTACCAGATGGAGTAACTATTATTTCCCTGTTAATAGTGCTAAAACATTCCAAAAGCTAGACCACCTAATGACATTAAAATTAATTGCCTGGATGAAGGCCAGACATAATCACAAATCCACCAAACAGTGGGTCGAGAAATATTTTGGCTCCAAAGACCAAGGTAATTGGGTATTTCGTGCGTTTGAAGAAAATCAACCTGTGTACCTCACCTACCATGATGAATTTCTCAATGCTGTCAAGCAGTGTGACACCCATACCAAGACATCAAACCCAAATTGGTACTCTTAA
- the mnmG gene encoding tRNA uridine-5-carboxymethylaminomethyl(34) synthesis enzyme MnmG — protein METTVQNAIRNNNHHNIEFQDAYDVIVVGAGHAGCEAALAAARLGCPTLLLTLNLDKIAWQPCNPAVGGPAKSQLTHEVDALGGEIAKMADRTYLQKRVLNSSRGPAVWALRAQTDKREYATVMKGIVENQENLTIREGMVTDLVLGKNDEIIGVETYFGVAFACKAVILTTGTFLGGRIWVGNKSMEAGRAGEFAAVGLTTTLHRLGFETGRLKTGTPARVDKRSVDYSKMEIQPGDGEVRWFSFDPQVWVEKEQIPCYMTRTTPETHRLIQENLGLSPVYGGWVDAKGPRYCPSIEDKIVRFADKESHQIFIEPEGRDIPELYIQGFSTGLPETLQILMLRSLPGLEKCVMLRPAYAVEYDYLPATQCYPSLMTKKIEGLFCAGQINGTTGYEEAAAQGLVAGINAVQFAQGREMVIFPREQSYIGTLIDDLCTKDLREPYRMLTSRSEYRLLLRSDNADQRMTPLGRAIGLIDDRRWNLFTRKQEHIIGEKERLHSTRIKEHEDIGRLITQHTQQVIKGSITLADLLRRPEIHYVDLERYGLGNPHLHAAEKEGAEIDIKYSGYLARQQNQIDQIARQANRHLPPNLDYDSITTLSKEAREKLTTVKPLTVGQASRIGGVNPADINALLIYLETRQNLTTSPW, from the coding sequence ATGGAAACTACCGTTCAAAATGCTATTAGAAATAATAATCACCATAACATTGAATTTCAAGATGCTTATGATGTAATTGTAGTAGGTGCAGGTCATGCTGGTTGTGAAGCAGCTTTAGCTGCTGCTCGTCTTGGTTGTCCTACCCTATTGTTAACCCTGAATCTGGATAAAATCGCTTGGCAACCATGTAATCCAGCGGTGGGAGGCCCAGCCAAATCCCAACTCACCCATGAAGTAGATGCTCTAGGTGGGGAAATTGCTAAAATGGCAGACCGTACCTACCTGCAAAAACGAGTCCTGAACTCCTCCCGAGGACCAGCAGTTTGGGCCCTACGAGCTCAAACTGATAAACGCGAATATGCAACTGTGATGAAGGGAATTGTGGAAAACCAAGAGAACCTGACCATTCGGGAAGGTATGGTAACCGACTTGGTTTTGGGCAAAAACGATGAAATAATTGGGGTTGAAACCTATTTTGGTGTGGCTTTTGCATGTAAAGCTGTGATTTTAACTACAGGAACCTTTTTAGGAGGGAGAATTTGGGTAGGAAATAAATCCATGGAAGCTGGTCGAGCAGGAGAATTTGCAGCAGTGGGTTTAACGACCACCCTCCATCGCTTGGGTTTTGAAACTGGAAGATTGAAAACTGGAACTCCCGCTCGGGTGGATAAGCGATCTGTAGATTACAGCAAAATGGAAATCCAACCGGGAGATGGGGAAGTCCGTTGGTTTAGCTTTGACCCGCAAGTATGGGTAGAAAAAGAGCAAATTCCCTGTTACATGACCCGCACTACTCCAGAAACCCATCGTCTCATTCAAGAAAATCTGGGTCTATCTCCCGTATATGGGGGTTGGGTGGATGCTAAAGGTCCTCGTTATTGTCCCAGCATCGAGGATAAGATAGTCCGGTTCGCAGACAAGGAAAGTCATCAGATATTTATTGAACCGGAAGGAAGAGATATACCGGAACTCTATATTCAGGGTTTTTCCACGGGATTACCAGAAACTTTGCAAATTCTCATGTTGAGAAGTCTTCCCGGTTTGGAAAAATGTGTGATGTTACGTCCAGCTTACGCTGTGGAGTATGACTACTTACCCGCAACTCAATGCTACCCATCTTTAATGACTAAGAAAATAGAGGGGCTTTTTTGTGCCGGACAAATTAATGGCACGACGGGTTATGAAGAGGCAGCTGCTCAAGGATTGGTGGCGGGAATTAATGCGGTTCAGTTTGCCCAAGGTCGAGAAATGGTGATTTTTCCCCGGGAACAAAGTTATATTGGCACTTTAATTGATGATTTGTGCACGAAGGATTTACGAGAACCCTATCGCATGCTCACCAGTCGCTCAGAATATCGGTTGTTACTAAGATCTGATAATGCGGATCAACGTATGACCCCCCTAGGAAGAGCAATAGGTCTAATTGATGACAGAAGATGGAATTTGTTTACTAGAAAACAAGAACACATTATTGGGGAAAAGGAAAGACTCCATTCCACTAGAATTAAGGAGCATGAGGATATTGGTAGGTTGATTACTCAACATACTCAACAGGTTATTAAGGGTTCAATCACCCTGGCAGATCTGTTGCGTCGTCCGGAAATCCACTATGTTGATTTGGAAAGATACGGACTTGGTAATCCCCATCTCCATGCAGCGGAAAAGGAGGGTGCGGAAATAGATATTAAGTATTCTGGGTATTTAGCCAGACAGCAAAACCAAATCGACCAAATCGCTCGTCAAGCAAATCGCCATCTACCCCCCAATTTGGATTATGATTCTATTACCACTCTTTCTAAAGAAGCTAGGGAAAAACTCACCACGGTTAAACCTCTCACGGTTGGACAAGCATCGCGCATTGGAGGAGTTAATCCTGCTGACATTAATGCCCTACTTATCTATCTGGAAACTAGACAAAATTTGACTACATCCCCTTGGTAA
- a CDS encoding sensor histidine kinase yields the protein MVKLRQSSFRRILVTRILLVFVPVLLIGEIAALNKARSSLLNNVRQNLIDSAINKGEKITDAIATLETNLLTATQTQAIKSGSVIEAEKLIKQIERLLPNQIDCIQLNHLDNRDDRNPVIASSCGDQPLIENNMSWINSQFLGGINHQVHITPVLPLKSGITGKRPAGNQLELVLSAPVYNQRGNLAYVLIIKTTLHRQMENQRGSLIGALVVISEDGTILAHPSLETIGTNINKYTDLQQLKGVIKDALEGNNNSINFYFSDGEDSVAGYTAIPNPITKQRQEKWVILAVASVRDALLGLDQIKLILIALTVGLVGASLLVSLYLAPLLANPVEELRDYALNIHSHHAVQPIPRNFRIKEFNQLAQALDQMVERLKAWTEELEMAWKEAKSANTVKSQFLANTSHELRNPLNIIINCVRLVRDGLCDDKEEELEFLKKADDTAIHLLGIINDLLDISKIEAGKLSVVMIPLELRQLLLEVINLQSVNVQKKGLQLKCEILEQVIPIKGDRIKLKQVLINVIGNATKFTEEGSITIGTKIIKQNSKLYVVISVVDTGIGIDPQQQQKLFRPFVMVDGSTTRKFEGTGLGLAISRNLIELMGGKITLESLGLNRGTTVKILLPLIDISLLPAH from the coding sequence ATGGTTAAACTCCGTCAATCTTCCTTTAGACGAATTTTAGTAACCAGAATATTACTGGTCTTTGTTCCGGTTTTATTAATTGGGGAAATAGCCGCACTGAACAAAGCACGTTCAAGCTTGCTAAATAATGTTCGGCAAAATTTAATTGATAGTGCGATTAATAAAGGAGAGAAAATTACAGATGCGATCGCCACCCTAGAAACAAATTTACTGACAGCTACTCAGACTCAAGCGATAAAATCCGGGTCAGTTATAGAAGCGGAAAAATTAATCAAACAAATAGAGAGATTATTGCCCAATCAAATTGATTGTATTCAACTCAATCATCTTGATAATAGGGATGACAGGAATCCGGTGATTGCTAGTAGCTGTGGCGATCAACCTTTGATAGAAAATAATATGTCATGGATTAATAGTCAATTTCTTGGTGGAATTAATCATCAGGTTCACATTACACCAGTTTTACCATTGAAATCGGGAATTACTGGTAAACGTCCTGCAGGAAACCAATTGGAATTAGTTTTGTCAGCACCAGTGTATAATCAGCGGGGAAATTTGGCTTATGTTTTAATTATCAAAACCACGCTACACCGACAAATGGAAAATCAACGAGGTTCTCTCATTGGTGCTTTGGTAGTGATTAGTGAAGACGGGACTATTCTGGCCCATCCATCTTTAGAAACCATAGGAACTAATATTAATAAATATACAGATTTGCAGCAGCTGAAAGGAGTTATTAAAGATGCTCTTGAGGGTAATAATAACTCCATAAATTTTTATTTTAGCGACGGAGAGGACTCGGTAGCTGGGTATACAGCTATTCCCAATCCCATTACTAAACAAAGACAGGAAAAATGGGTGATATTAGCTGTTGCTAGTGTTAGAGATGCTCTTTTAGGATTAGATCAGATTAAACTGATACTTATTGCCTTAACAGTTGGTTTAGTAGGTGCTAGTTTATTGGTTTCTTTGTATTTGGCACCCTTGTTAGCAAATCCTGTAGAGGAGTTAAGGGACTATGCTCTAAATATTCACAGTCATCATGCAGTACAACCAATTCCGCGCAATTTTAGAATTAAGGAGTTTAATCAATTAGCTCAAGCATTGGATCAAATGGTGGAGCGACTGAAAGCATGGACAGAAGAGTTAGAAATGGCTTGGAAAGAGGCTAAATCAGCTAACACCGTCAAAAGTCAGTTTTTAGCCAACACATCCCATGAATTGAGAAATCCCTTGAATATTATTATTAACTGTGTGCGTTTAGTGAGAGATGGTTTATGTGATGATAAGGAGGAGGAATTAGAGTTTTTAAAAAAAGCTGATGATACAGCAATTCATCTTTTAGGGATTATTAATGATCTGCTAGATATTTCTAAAATTGAAGCTGGTAAACTTTCGGTGGTGATGATTCCATTGGAATTACGCCAATTATTACTAGAAGTAATTAATTTACAATCAGTCAACGTGCAAAAGAAGGGACTGCAATTAAAATGTGAAATATTAGAGCAAGTTATCCCTATTAAAGGTGATAGAATCAAACTCAAACAGGTGCTGATCAATGTTATTGGTAATGCCACTAAATTCACTGAGGAAGGAAGTATTACAATTGGCACTAAAATTATCAAACAAAATAGTAAGTTATATGTGGTTATTTCCGTGGTGGATACTGGTATAGGTATAGATCCACAGCAGCAGCAAAAATTATTTCGTCCCTTTGTGATGGTGGATGGTAGTACCACGCGCAAATTTGAGGGAACGGGTTTAGGATTAGCTATTTCCCGCAATTTGATTGAATTAATGGGGGGGAAAATTACTTTGGAAAGTTTGGGTTTAAATCGGGGAACAACGGTTAAGATTCTTTTACCACTTATAGATATTTCTCTTTTACCTGCTCATTAG
- the cysE gene encoding serine O-acetyltransferase, translated as MLSTLRDDFRIIFERDPAARNWLEVLFCYPGLQALIFHRIAHTLHTMGIPLIPRLISQIARFFTGVEIHPGAVIGKGVFIDHGMGVVIGETAIVGDYALIYQGVTLGGTGKQSGKRHPTLGENVVVGAGAKVLGNLQIGSNVRIGAGSVVLRDVPSNCTVVGIPGRIIYRSGVRIAPLEHNNLPDSEAEAIRALVNRIEMLEEEIKNLKDPIPSLPSYLKTSVLVGKLIADQESPREQKLCHIRDKAIQEFLDGAGI; from the coding sequence ATGCTGTCTACACTGCGTGACGATTTTCGTATCATCTTTGAACGGGATCCAGCTGCTCGCAACTGGTTGGAAGTTTTATTTTGCTATCCAGGTTTACAAGCTCTCATCTTCCATAGAATAGCACATACCCTACATACCATGGGTATTCCCTTAATTCCCCGTCTCATTTCCCAGATAGCTAGATTTTTCACGGGTGTGGAAATACATCCAGGTGCGGTAATTGGTAAGGGAGTATTTATTGACCATGGTATGGGAGTTGTGATTGGAGAAACTGCCATTGTGGGTGATTATGCTCTTATATATCAAGGTGTAACCCTAGGTGGTACGGGTAAGCAAAGCGGTAAACGTCACCCCACCCTGGGAGAAAACGTGGTTGTTGGTGCGGGTGCTAAGGTGTTAGGTAATCTCCAAATAGGTAGTAATGTTCGTATTGGTGCAGGTTCGGTAGTACTCAGGGATGTACCATCCAATTGTACTGTTGTTGGTATACCAGGGAGAATTATCTATCGTTCAGGGGTGCGTATTGCTCCCTTAGAACATAATAATCTACCCGATTCTGAAGCGGAAGCAATTCGAGCTTTAGTTAATCGTATTGAAATGCTAGAGGAAGAAATCAAAAATCTCAAAGACCCAATTCCATCTCTCCCTAGTTACCTGAAGACCTCGGTTTTAGTGGGTAAACTAATAGCAGATCAAGAATCACCTAGGGAACAGAAACTCTGTCATATTCGAGATAAAGCCATACAGGAATTTTTGGATGGTGCGGGTATTTAG
- a CDS encoding DUF3352 domain-containing protein — translation MNNLNANYQRLSFGWILAGIITLLLIAATGLYWLPHASKTITPISQPGASMFVSRTSPAMISLLVNPQELQSLDREFTQAIAKLLAKNITNDIQSWLGKEISLVVTTGDLDRNPDNGMQPGYLMILATEDPTRSREFIKLLFSQRALSGKTLEVSKYNGTKLVYDLPGENKLTSSQFSGFEINSSLAGAVVGKYVLFANDIKVLKESINNVQAPNLNLLSSPKYQKAIQEMPKNALALGYFNLPYLAKWQNLHFPGTSISAKYDSQLISLVLNPDGLLVETGFFNSSPVPKREQASMARLDNAVSYLPESVGLVISGINLQEESGINKLWQQATTTIYGSPTIGTRRLLPHLWEVQEQLGISLADDIFSWIDGEYALGIFPSLEDNTHWTFIVENSPSLIQGIARLNTVAVKQGCNISSFQFNGQTIFAWTKLKFLNKILDTQIIGLHTTVNKYEIFASDILTMQKILTHEENPLTQNHQFNTAAGHRSQTNQGYVYIDWQKSQRFLESQQPLVPLGELFAQPLFKNLRSLTISNYGHNPGMWKGGVFFQVKD, via the coding sequence GTGAATAATTTGAACGCGAATTATCAACGCTTATCTTTTGGTTGGATCTTGGCTGGTATTATTACTTTGCTGTTAATTGCTGCTACTGGCTTATACTGGCTCCCCCATGCAAGTAAGACTATTACCCCCATTTCTCAACCTGGGGCTAGTATGTTTGTTTCTCGAACATCACCTGCAATGATATCTCTACTAGTTAATCCCCAGGAGTTACAATCTTTAGACCGGGAATTTACTCAGGCGATCGCCAAATTATTGGCAAAAAATATAACTAATGATATTCAATCCTGGTTAGGTAAGGAAATTAGCCTGGTTGTTACCACTGGGGATCTTGACCGTAACCCAGATAATGGCATGCAACCGGGATATTTAATGATATTGGCAACGGAGGATCCAACTCGAAGCCGTGAGTTTATTAAATTATTATTTTCTCAACGAGCTTTATCAGGAAAAACACTAGAAGTTTCCAAATATAATGGCACAAAGTTAGTTTATGATCTGCCCGGTGAAAACAAGTTAACATCCAGTCAATTTTCGGGGTTTGAAATCAACAGTTCTTTAGCTGGTGCGGTTGTAGGTAAATATGTTTTGTTTGCCAATGATATCAAGGTTTTAAAAGAGTCAATTAATAATGTTCAAGCTCCCAATTTGAATTTACTCAGTTCCCCCAAATATCAAAAAGCTATTCAAGAAATGCCTAAAAATGCCCTAGCTCTGGGATATTTTAATTTACCGTATTTGGCAAAATGGCAAAATTTACATTTCCCAGGAACATCAATTTCTGCCAAGTATGATAGTCAGCTTATTTCTTTAGTATTAAATCCTGATGGTTTGTTGGTAGAAACTGGATTTTTTAACTCATCCCCGGTTCCTAAACGGGAACAAGCATCTATGGCAAGGTTAGATAATGCTGTGAGTTATCTTCCGGAATCTGTTGGTTTAGTAATTAGTGGCATCAATCTCCAGGAGGAGAGTGGTATAAATAAGCTTTGGCAACAGGCAACAACTACTATTTACGGATCCCCAACTATAGGTACTCGTAGGTTATTACCACATTTATGGGAAGTTCAAGAACAATTAGGAATCAGCTTGGCCGATGATATTTTCAGTTGGATAGACGGGGAATATGCTCTGGGGATTTTTCCCAGTTTGGAGGATAATACTCATTGGACTTTTATTGTGGAAAATTCCCCTAGTCTAATCCAGGGGATTGCTCGCCTAAATACTGTTGCTGTGAAACAGGGATGTAATATTAGTTCTTTCCAATTCAATGGCCAAACAATTTTTGCGTGGACAAAACTAAAATTCCTTAATAAAATTCTAGATACACAAATCATAGGTCTTCATACAACTGTTAATAAATATGAAATTTTTGCTTCCGATATTTTAACAATGCAAAAAATCCTCACCCATGAGGAAAATCCCCTGACCCAAAACCACCAATTTAACACAGCTGCTGGTCATAGATCACAAACCAACCAGGGTTATGTGTATATTGATTGGCAAAAAAGTCAAAGATTTCTAGAAAGTCAACAACCCCTAGTTCCATTGGGGGAATTGTTCGCTCAACCACTTTTTAAAAACTTGCGATCGCTCACAATTAGCAATTATGGTCACAATCCAGGGATGTGGAAAGGTGGAGTGTTTTTCCAGGTTAAAGATTAA
- a CDS encoding rhodanese-like domain-containing protein: MANQSFKEIRVQELQQRLIQDGSNLQLLDVREPQEVAIAQISGFVNLPLSECDQWQGEISTRFDTSKETLVLCHHGSRSAQMCQWLLSQGFTDVSNIVGGIDAYSLLVDNSIPRY, from the coding sequence ATGGCTAATCAATCTTTTAAAGAAATTCGAGTTCAAGAACTACAACAACGTTTAATCCAGGATGGTTCAAATTTACAGTTACTAGACGTGCGAGAACCACAAGAGGTTGCAATAGCACAAATTTCCGGTTTTGTCAACCTCCCCCTGAGTGAATGTGATCAATGGCAAGGAGAAATTTCCACCCGTTTTGATACTTCTAAGGAAACCCTGGTGTTATGCCACCATGGTTCAAGATCTGCTCAAATGTGCCAATGGCTCCTATCTCAGGGATTTACGGACGTTAGTAATATTGTGGGTGGGATAGATGCCTATTCTCTCTTGGTGGATAACTCCATACCTCGATATTAA
- the hrcA gene encoding heat-inducible transcriptional repressor HrcA: MQVQLTNRQQHILWATVRHYIATAEPVGSKALIEEFDLGISSATIRSVMGVLEKSGLLYQPHTSAGRIPSDSGYRIYVNQLMKPSAALVKEVESTLQQRLPWDDWSLEALLQGAAQILATLSGCITLITMPQANTTQIRHLQLLQVETGKVMLIVVTDGYETHSKVVDLFPESGVNQLEAETIDRELQILSNFLNTSLRNYTLSDLANMNWSELDREFQSYGELLKKSLTELLKRASNPPTSQIMVRGVGEVLRQPEFSQVQQVQTIMHLLEEEQEQLWKLICDEPEIEETGQPKVTVRIGTENPLEPMRTCSLIFSSYRRGTVPVGRVGVLGPTRLDYENAIAVVAAAAAYLSEAFNYY, from the coding sequence ATGCAAGTCCAGCTGACAAATCGACAACAACATATACTATGGGCAACGGTAAGACATTACATTGCCACAGCGGAGCCAGTTGGTTCAAAAGCTCTAATTGAAGAATTTGATCTTGGTATTAGTTCTGCCACTATTCGCAGCGTGATGGGCGTTTTAGAGAAATCGGGTTTATTGTACCAACCCCATACTTCTGCGGGTAGGATTCCCTCGGATTCAGGTTATCGTATATATGTGAATCAGCTGATGAAACCGTCAGCAGCTTTAGTCAAAGAAGTGGAATCCACCTTACAGCAGCGACTCCCTTGGGATGATTGGAGTTTGGAAGCCTTATTACAGGGTGCGGCGCAAATTTTAGCGACTTTAAGTGGCTGTATTACCCTAATTACCATGCCACAAGCTAACACTACCCAAATCCGACACTTACAACTTTTACAAGTGGAAACGGGAAAAGTCATGCTGATTGTGGTCACCGATGGATACGAAACCCATTCCAAAGTGGTAGACTTATTCCCAGAATCGGGTGTAAATCAACTGGAAGCAGAAACGATTGACAGAGAACTACAAATACTTTCTAACTTTTTAAATACCAGCTTGCGTAACTATACCTTATCAGATCTAGCCAATATGAATTGGAGTGAACTAGATCGAGAATTTCAAAGTTATGGAGAACTGTTGAAAAAATCCTTGACAGAATTACTCAAGCGTGCATCCAATCCACCAACTAGCCAAATTATGGTGCGGGGTGTGGGAGAGGTGTTAAGACAACCGGAATTTTCCCAGGTGCAGCAAGTACAAACAATAATGCATCTCCTAGAAGAAGAACAAGAACAACTATGGAAATTAATATGTGACGAACCGGAGATAGAAGAAACTGGTCAACCCAAGGTAACAGTGCGCATTGGCACAGAAAATCCCTTAGAACCTATGAGAACCTGCTCCTTAATTTTTTCTAGTTATCGTAGGGGTACAGTACCTGTTGGAAGGGTAGGAGTTTTGGGACCAACTAGGTTAGACTATGAAAATGCCATTGCAGTGGTAGCAGCAGCAGCAGCATATCTTTCGGAAGCATTTAACTACTATTGA